A region from the Spea bombifrons isolate aSpeBom1 chromosome 7, aSpeBom1.2.pri, whole genome shotgun sequence genome encodes:
- the PRKAG3 gene encoding 5'-AMP-activated protein kinase subunit gamma-3, with translation MELMEQETQQQLIPEELPLFQAPDLGEDAGLYMEFMMKSPCYDAIPTSCKLVVFDTSLQIKKAFLALVANGVRAAPLWDSKKHCFVGMLTITDFINILHRYYKAPLVQIYELEEHKIETWRDIYLQSSFRPLIHLSPGDSLFHAVYSLIKNKIHRLPVMDPASGNILHILTHKRLLKFLHLFGDTLPRPRFMRRTIQELGIGTFRDIAVVQDTSTVYSALEIFVERRVSALPVVNESGQVVGLYSRFDVIHLAAQKVYNNLDISVGDALRLRSLCLEGVLMCYPHETLEVVIDRIVREQVHRLVLVDEALRPRGIVSLSDILQALVLTPAGLDRNNL, from the exons ATGGAGCTTATGGAGCAAGAAACCCAGCAG CAGCTGATACCGGAGGAGTTACCCCTGTTTCAGGCTCCAG ACCTGGGAGAAGATGCCGGCCTTTACATGGAGTTTATGATGAAGAGTCCCTGTTACGACGCTATCCCGACAAGCTGCAAACTGGTCGTGTTTGACACGTCCCTCCAG ATAAAGAAAGCGTTCTTGGCTTTAGTGGCTAACGGAGTGCGAGCCGCTCCTCTCTGGGACAGCAAAAAGCACTGCTTCGTTG GGATGCTGACGATCACCGATTTCATTAACATTCTGCACAGATATTACAAGGCCCCGCTG GTTCAGATTTACGAGCTGGAGGAGCATAAGATCGAGACCTGGAGAG ACATTTACTTACAAAGTTCCTTCAGGCCCCTGATCCACCTGTCACCTGGAGACAG TCTCTTCCATGCCGTGTATTCCTTAATCAAGAATAAGATCCATCGCCTGCCTGTGATGGACCCGGCGTCTGGAAATATTCTGCACATCCTGACTCACAAGCGCCTGCTGAAATTCCTGCACCTTTTC GGGGACACTCTTCCCAGACCCCGTTTCATGCGGAGGACCATTCAGGAGCTGGGAATCGGGACATTCCGAGATATCGCCGTCGTTCAGGACACGTCTACGGTTTACAGCGCCCTCGAAATCTTCGTGGAGAGGAGAGTGTCCGCCCTCCCCGTAGTGAACGAGTCGG GGCAGGTGGTCGGACTTTATTCCCGTTTTGATGTGATT CACTTGGCGGCACAGAAGGTGTATAATAATCTGGATATAAGTGTCGGCGACGCTCTGCGGCTCCGCAGCCTGTGTCTGGAGGGCGTCCTAATGTGTTACCCGCACGAAACCCTGGAGGTTGTGATTGACCGCATCGTAAGAGAACAG GTGCATCGCCTGGTGCTGGTGGATGAAGCGCTCCGTCCTCGTGGGATTGTATCGCTATCGGACATTCTCCAGGCTCTGGTTTTAACCCCCGCAG gtCTAGACCGGAATAATCTGTGA